Proteins from a single region of Alphaproteobacteria bacterium LSUCC0719:
- the cobN gene encoding cobaltochelatase subunit CobN — protein sequence MHLPRVEDGGALYDSGEAVDLDQPPGDIICLTSADTEVSLLSAAASQFAADPDTPSIRIANYLSLSHPFSVDTYLANTVSGARLVVVRLLGGTGYWSYGVQQLRALADRGGPRLVFLAGDGKPDPELDYLSSVSPDQCHALAAYLDSGGPDNARAFLLALRDLCDGTETAPPPLPLLRAGIYWPGSRTPDLGVLRADWRAGAPVAAIVFYRALMQAADLAPVDAAINACVDAGMNPLPLFSASLKDAESAAVLADLLRQAQADVILNMTSFAVSDPLAGDDAMPGMQSAGPFGAVDAPVLQLVLSASLKDDWQGSSAGLTPRDLAMNVALPELDGRVLTRAVGFKQPPTRHPVTHAMTTAYEAVPERAAFVARLAANWAQLRRTGTADRKVALIMANYPNRDGRIANGVGLDTPASVFNAMQVLGDAGYVLQGGPENSAELIAQLKAGPTNSGWQGRVSDVSLTVEDYTRYFNFLPVGVQDAVTACWGAVSTDPMCDGDRLHLPLRRYGHVLVGIQPARGYNIDPKSTYHSPDLVPPHNYLALYIWLREVGGVHAVVHFGKHGNLEWLPGKALALSEACFPEAVLGPMPHLYPFIVNDPGEGAQAKRRTAAVILDHLTPPMTQADSHGVMAELESQMDEYFEAAGMDRARSDALLGDILDTALRAGIAQDCGIDEADDPAEQLLKLDNYLCDLKELQIRDGLHVYGQTPDEDLSNGLLVQILRTPRGDGDGANASLVRALARDLGLGDVDVFDPLTSDRGVAWAGPRPACLDGVSDAPWRSQGDTVERLDLLALALVAGSQMPPGPASAAIIDSALVDIRARLGACGPRETDGLLRALDGRFVPAGSSGAPTRGRPEVLPTGRNFFSIDSRALPTPVAWRLGWASAEALLDRHLMDHGNWPRAVVLSAWGTSNMRTGGDDLAQALALMGVRPSWDAASRRVTGFEIMPLESLDRPRVDVCLRCSGFFRDAFPAQMTLFDRAVRAVAALDEPDDMNPLAAAARRDDARYRSQGLEADAAARRSTLRIFSAMPGAYGAGLQALIDEKLWQDRADFAEAFLVWSGYAYGENSDGISAREVLETRLAASDAVLHNQDNREHDILDSDDYYQFAGGLSAAISQLSGRDVPVYHNDHSLAERPVIRTLSEEIGRVVRGRASNPKWIAGAMRHGYRGAFEIVATVDYLFAFAATTRQVAEHHFSALYEAYIEDDRVRDFLSSSNEDAYHDMLDRFDEAIQRGLWTPRRNSVQSDLDRLRPRTEETQK from the coding sequence ATGCATCTTCCCAGGGTTGAAGATGGCGGGGCGCTCTATGACTCTGGCGAGGCAGTCGATCTCGATCAGCCGCCGGGCGATATCATCTGTCTGACCTCGGCTGATACCGAGGTAAGCCTGTTATCCGCCGCCGCGTCGCAATTTGCTGCAGACCCTGACACTCCTTCAATCAGGATCGCCAACTATCTCAGCCTGTCTCACCCGTTCTCGGTCGACACCTATCTGGCAAACACTGTCAGCGGTGCCAGGCTGGTCGTCGTGCGTCTTCTCGGTGGCACGGGCTATTGGTCCTATGGCGTGCAGCAGTTGCGCGCGTTGGCGGACAGGGGCGGGCCACGGCTTGTCTTCCTTGCTGGCGATGGCAAGCCGGATCCCGAGCTGGATTACCTGTCCAGTGTGTCGCCAGACCAGTGTCACGCGCTGGCCGCCTATCTTGATTCCGGTGGCCCTGACAATGCGCGTGCCTTTCTTCTGGCGCTTCGCGATCTGTGTGACGGGACCGAAACCGCCCCGCCGCCACTGCCGCTGCTTCGCGCCGGCATCTATTGGCCAGGAAGCCGCACACCCGATCTGGGTGTCTTGCGGGCGGACTGGCGGGCCGGGGCGCCTGTTGCGGCCATAGTCTTTTATCGCGCCCTGATGCAGGCAGCCGACCTCGCGCCTGTTGATGCGGCGATCAATGCCTGTGTCGACGCCGGGATGAATCCCCTGCCGCTGTTTTCGGCCAGCCTGAAGGATGCAGAATCAGCGGCTGTGCTTGCCGACCTGCTGCGCCAGGCGCAGGCGGATGTCATTTTGAATATGACCAGCTTTGCTGTTTCAGACCCGCTGGCCGGGGATGACGCAATGCCGGGAATGCAATCGGCGGGCCCTTTCGGGGCGGTGGATGCGCCGGTTCTGCAGCTGGTGTTGTCAGCCAGCCTGAAAGATGACTGGCAGGGTTCCAGCGCTGGTTTGACACCTCGCGATCTTGCAATGAATGTGGCGCTGCCGGAACTTGACGGTCGCGTTCTGACGCGCGCTGTCGGCTTCAAGCAGCCACCGACGCGCCATCCTGTCACGCATGCGATGACCACCGCCTATGAGGCTGTTCCCGAACGGGCGGCTTTCGTCGCGCGACTGGCGGCAAACTGGGCGCAGCTTCGCCGGACAGGGACAGCCGATCGCAAGGTTGCCCTGATCATGGCAAATTATCCGAACCGTGATGGACGGATTGCCAATGGCGTTGGACTCGATACACCGGCAAGTGTCTTCAACGCCATGCAGGTGCTTGGCGATGCGGGCTATGTCCTGCAGGGTGGGCCTGAAAACAGCGCAGAACTGATCGCGCAGCTGAAGGCCGGGCCGACCAATTCCGGATGGCAGGGTCGGGTCTCGGATGTCAGCCTGACCGTTGAAGATTATACCCGGTATTTCAACTTTTTGCCGGTCGGTGTGCAGGATGCGGTAACGGCGTGCTGGGGGGCGGTGTCAACCGATCCGATGTGTGATGGTGACAGGCTGCATCTGCCACTTCGCCGCTATGGTCATGTCCTTGTCGGCATTCAGCCCGCACGCGGGTACAATATCGATCCGAAGTCGACCTATCATTCGCCGGATCTGGTGCCGCCGCATAACTACCTCGCACTCTATATCTGGCTTCGTGAAGTGGGCGGCGTTCACGCCGTGGTGCATTTTGGCAAGCACGGAAACCTCGAATGGCTTCCCGGCAAGGCGCTGGCGCTGAGTGAGGCGTGTTTTCCCGAAGCTGTGCTGGGGCCGATGCCGCATCTCTACCCCTTTATTGTCAATGACCCTGGCGAGGGCGCGCAGGCCAAGCGCCGGACCGCTGCGGTGATACTCGATCATCTGACCCCGCCAATGACGCAGGCTGACAGTCATGGTGTGATGGCCGAGTTGGAATCGCAGATGGATGAATATTTCGAGGCCGCCGGCATGGACCGGGCCCGATCCGACGCTCTGCTTGGTGACATTCTCGACACCGCCCTGCGGGCGGGGATCGCACAGGACTGCGGCATCGACGAGGCCGATGATCCAGCCGAGCAGCTATTGAAGCTTGACAATTATCTATGTGATCTCAAGGAGTTGCAGATTCGTGACGGGCTGCATGTCTATGGACAGACGCCTGATGAAGATCTTTCTAACGGGCTGCTTGTGCAGATCCTGCGCACCCCCCGCGGTGATGGTGATGGGGCCAATGCGTCGCTGGTACGGGCGCTGGCGCGCGATCTCGGGCTTGGTGATGTTGACGTATTCGATCCGCTGACATCTGACCGTGGTGTTGCCTGGGCCGGGCCGCGGCCGGCCTGTCTTGACGGGGTCTCGGACGCCCCGTGGCGGAGCCAGGGTGACACGGTTGAACGGCTTGACTTGCTGGCGCTGGCGCTGGTGGCGGGGTCGCAAATGCCGCCCGGCCCGGCAAGTGCGGCGATCATTGACAGCGCGCTTGTCGACATCCGGGCGCGTCTTGGCGCCTGTGGCCCGCGCGAGACGGATGGCCTGCTTCGCGCCCTTGACGGCAGGTTTGTGCCGGCCGGTTCTTCCGGGGCACCAACCCGGGGTCGGCCTGAGGTCCTGCCAACCGGGCGCAATTTCTTTTCCATCGACAGTCGCGCGCTGCCGACCCCGGTGGCCTGGCGGCTTGGCTGGGCGTCGGCAGAGGCGCTTTTGGACCGGCATCTGATGGATCATGGCAACTGGCCGCGTGCCGTGGTGTTGTCGGCCTGGGGCACCTCGAATATGCGTACGGGCGGTGATGATCTGGCGCAGGCATTGGCGTTGATGGGGGTGCGGCCAAGCTGGGACGCCGCCTCGCGCCGTGTCACCGGCTTTGAAATCATGCCTCTGGAAAGTCTTGACCGCCCCCGGGTCGATGTCTGCCTTCGCTGTTCCGGTTTCTTCCGCGACGCCTTTCCAGCCCAGATGACGCTGTTTGACCGGGCGGTAAGAGCCGTTGCCGCCCTTGACGAGCCTGACGATATGAACCCGCTTGCGGCGGCGGCACGCCGCGATGATGCCCGCTATCGGTCACAGGGACTGGAAGCTGATGCGGCGGCACGGCGAAGCACCCTGCGGATATTCAGCGCCATGCCGGGGGCGTATGGAGCTGGACTTCAGGCCCTGATTGACGAGAAGCTGTGGCAGGATCGCGCCGATTTTGCCGAGGCGTTTCTTGTCTGGTCCGGCTATGCCTATGGCGAGAACAGCGACGGCATCTCGGCCCGCGAGGTGCTGGAAACACGTCTTGCTGCCTCTGACGCGGTGCTGCACAACCAGGACAATCGTGAACATGATATCCTGGACAGCGATGATTATTATCAGTTCGCCGGTGGCCTGTCGGCGGCGATATCGCAGCTGTCAGGACGCGATGTGCCGGTCTATCACAACGATCATTCGCTAGCCGAAAGGCCGGTTATCCGTACCTTGTCCGAAGAGATCGGACGTGTTGTGCGGGGCCGCGCCAGCAACCCGAAATGGATCGCCGGGGCGATGCGTCATGGCTATCGCGGGGCGTTCGAAATCGTGGCAACGGTGGATTATCTGTTTGCCTTTGCGGCGACCACACGACAGGTCGCCGAGCATCATTTCAGCGCCCTGTACGAAGCCTATATCGAGGATGACAGGGTGCGGGACTTCCTGTCATCGTCGAATGAAGATGCCTATCACGATATGCTGGACAGGTTTGACGAGGCGATTCAACGTGGCCTATGGACACCACGTCGAAACAGCGTGCAATCTGATCTTGACCGGCTTCGCCCCCGCACCGAGGAGACCCAGAAATGA
- the cobW gene encoding cobalamin biosynthesis protein CobW, with translation MASPRIPATVITGFLGSGKTTLIRHIITQANGRRLALIVNEFGDIGMDGAMLEDCGAESCGADDIIELANGCICCTVADDFLPSIQQLLAQTPPPDHIIIETSGLALPQPLVQAFNWPDIKSQVMLDGVVTLVDGPALAEGGVAHDLDALEAQRAADEELDHESPIDELFADQIGAANLIVLSKADLLDEAGMARARGAVEDQLEAPTPIIPVAGGAAPMDAILGLGMEEQAHARSQHSHHHHHHHDDDDHDDDHHHHHEHGHDEFSSRIIALAEIDDVDVFQQTIAALAAEFGILRAKGRVAVSGKALPYVVQAVGRRVDGYFARDRDAVSGRLVVIGMAGLDAERIAARLGGSLIDEDASSQG, from the coding sequence ATGGCATCACCCCGTATCCCCGCAACCGTGATCACCGGGTTCCTTGGGTCCGGCAAGACAACACTGATCCGCCATATCATCACCCAGGCCAATGGCCGTCGGCTGGCGCTGATCGTCAATGAATTCGGTGATATCGGCATGGATGGTGCGATGCTCGAGGATTGCGGCGCGGAAAGCTGTGGTGCTGATGACATCATCGAACTTGCCAATGGCTGTATCTGCTGCACAGTGGCCGATGATTTCCTGCCAAGCATCCAGCAATTGCTGGCCCAGACACCGCCGCCCGACCACATTATTATCGAGACATCCGGCCTTGCCCTGCCGCAACCGCTTGTCCAGGCCTTCAACTGGCCGGACATCAAGTCACAGGTCATGCTCGACGGGGTGGTGACGCTTGTTGACGGGCCGGCGCTGGCAGAGGGCGGTGTCGCACATGACCTTGATGCGCTGGAAGCACAACGCGCCGCCGACGAGGAGCTGGACCATGAAAGCCCGATTGACGAGTTGTTCGCCGATCAGATAGGCGCTGCCAACCTGATTGTGCTGTCAAAGGCGGATCTGCTCGATGAGGCTGGCATGGCGCGTGCGCGTGGTGCGGTTGAAGACCAGCTCGAAGCCCCAACGCCGATCATTCCTGTTGCGGGCGGGGCGGCTCCGATGGACGCCATTCTCGGCCTTGGCATGGAAGAGCAGGCACATGCCCGCTCGCAGCATTCGCATCACCACCACCACCACCATGATGATGACGACCATGACGATGATCACCATCATCATCACGAGCATGGCCATGATGAATTTTCCTCGCGTATCATCGCGCTTGCAGAAATTGACGATGTTGATGTGTTTCAGCAAACCATTGCCGCGCTTGCCGCGGAATTCGGCATCTTGCGGGCCAAGGGGCGTGTTGCGGTCAGTGGCAAGGCGCTGCCCTATGTGGTGCAGGCGGTCGGCAGACGTGTTGACGGCTATTTTGCCCGTGACCGGGATGCTGTTTCCGGCAGGCTTGTTGTCATTGGCATGGCTGGACTGGATGCGGAACGCATTGCGGCGCGTCTTGGTGGCAGTTTGATCGACGAAGATGCATCTTCCCAGGGTTGA
- a CDS encoding DUF3833 family protein, translating into MASQLTIPAFEPERYFARRLDAYGVFVDRFGTIRRQFEVAVAGRQTDSGFVLDESFLYDDGETEQRRWEVTALGGGRYEGRCADVVGVARGLCTANMLSWRYRFRLAMYGRKVTVGFDDVMVLQAGDILVNRATVSKAGFRLGEVLLSFHPS; encoded by the coding sequence ATGGCAAGCCAGCTGACCATTCCGGCATTCGAACCGGAACGATATTTCGCACGCCGTCTCGATGCCTATGGTGTGTTTGTCGACCGGTTTGGCACCATTCGTCGCCAGTTCGAGGTGGCCGTTGCCGGCCGGCAAACGGACAGCGGCTTTGTTCTGGACGAATCATTTCTCTATGACGATGGCGAAACCGAACAGCGGCGCTGGGAGGTGACGGCACTTGGCGGCGGTCGTTATGAGGGACGCTGCGCCGATGTTGTCGGTGTGGCGCGTGGGCTGTGTACGGCAAATATGCTCAGCTGGCGCTACAGGTTCCGGCTGGCAATGTATGGGCGCAAGGTCACCGTGGGGTTTGATGACGTTATGGTCCTGCAGGCCGGTGACATCCTGGTGAACAGGGCCACCGTGTCAAAGGCCGGGTTCCGCCTTGGCGAGGTGCTTCTCAGCTTTCATCCGTCCTGA
- the cobO gene encoding cob(I)yrinic acid a,c-diamide adenosyltransferase codes for MTAPNDDSQPSDSQRHNSKMARKKQARDKIMATKTEEKGLIIVHTGKGKGKSSAAFGMIFRCIAHGLPCGVVQFIKGGMDTGERNLITGHFAELCDFHTMGEGFTWETQDRERDIAAASAAWEKAKQMIRDPRYHMVLLDEINIALRYGYIDLDAVMDFLRNEKPEMTHVVLTGRNATDALIDAADLVTEMSLVKHPFRSGIKAQIGVEF; via the coding sequence ATGACCGCCCCGAATGATGATAGCCAGCCGTCTGATTCCCAGCGCCACAACAGCAAAATGGCACGCAAGAAACAGGCGCGTGACAAGATCATGGCGACAAAGACCGAGGAAAAGGGCCTGATCATCGTTCATACCGGTAAGGGAAAAGGCAAATCATCGGCTGCTTTCGGGATGATTTTCCGCTGTATTGCGCATGGTCTGCCTTGCGGGGTTGTTCAGTTCATCAAGGGGGGGATGGATACCGGTGAGCGCAATCTGATCACCGGCCATTTTGCCGAGCTGTGCGATTTTCACACAATGGGCGAGGGGTTTACCTGGGAAACACAGGACCGTGAACGTGACATTGCCGCTGCCAGCGCCGCCTGGGAGAAGGCCAAGCAGATGATCCGCGATCCGCGGTATCACATGGTGCTTCTGGACGAGATCAATATCGCGCTTCGCTATGGCTATATCGATCTTGACGCTGTTATGGATTTTCTGCGCAACGAAAAGCCGGAAATGACGCATGTCGTGCTGACAGGCCGCAATGCCACCGATGCGCTGATTGACGCTGCTGACCTCGTGACCGAGATGAGCCTTGTCAAACATCCCTTCAGATCCGGGATCAAGGCCCAGATCGGCGTCGAATTCTGA
- a CDS encoding HupE/UreJ family protein: MTKFFALAAAMILTTGTAAMAHHPLGGMTPNSMTEGLLSGLGHPVIGLDHLAFVIAVGLIAAFHRNFVLMPVAFVAGTLAGAMLTLAAVTLPFAEIVITGSVIAGGVVAMRGRATDLRVAGGIAALVGLFHGWAYGATIVGAEATPIVAYLAGFGMIQMAIAIGVAMLVNRIWKSLDAGALQPRLAGAAIAGVGVSYMVEIVEAVVFPAM; this comes from the coding sequence ATGACGAAGTTCTTTGCGCTGGCAGCAGCTATGATCCTGACAACCGGCACCGCCGCGATGGCACACCATCCGCTGGGTGGCATGACACCGAACAGTATGACCGAAGGGCTTCTGTCCGGGCTTGGCCATCCGGTCATCGGGCTTGATCATCTTGCCTTTGTGATCGCGGTTGGCCTGATAGCTGCCTTCCATCGCAATTTCGTGCTGATGCCGGTGGCTTTTGTGGCTGGCACGCTTGCCGGGGCAATGCTGACACTTGCCGCTGTGACACTGCCGTTCGCCGAGATCGTCATCACAGGCTCGGTCATCGCCGGCGGCGTTGTGGCGATGCGTGGGCGGGCAACCGATCTGCGGGTTGCCGGTGGCATTGCCGCGCTGGTGGGTCTGTTTCACGGCTGGGCCTATGGCGCCACCATTGTCGGTGCCGAGGCAACGCCGATTGTTGCCTATCTCGCTGGTTTCGGGATGATCCAGATGGCCATTGCCATCGGCGTTGCGATGCTGGTCAACAGGATCTGGAAGTCACTTGATGCCGGTGCTTTGCAGCCGCGGCTGGCCGGGGCGGCCATTGCCGGTGTTGGCGTCTCCTATATGGTGGAAATTGTTGAAGCGGTGGTTTTCCCCGCGATGTAA
- a CDS encoding cobyric acid synthase, translated as MPPAIMIQGAGSNVGKSVLVAGLCRHFANAGLSVRPFKPQNMSNNAAVTSDGGEIGRAQAMQALACRTPTSVHMNPVLLKPETETGSQVIVQGQRFGSMRAREYGTHKAELLPRVLDSFGRIASDADLVIVEGAGSPAEVNLRAGDIANMGFAAAADIPVVIVGDIDRGGVIASLVGTGAVLDPADRALIRGFLINKFRGDTSLFADGMTMIEEATGWAGLGILPWFAPARFLPAEDILDIASKAGEVRKDAPVHIAVPVLRRIANFDDLDPLAGEADVRLTLVEAGEVIPGDCDMVLLPGSKSTIADLAFLREQGWDTDIAAHLRRGGMVMGLCGGYQMLGRTVDDPHGVEGAVGATAGLGHLAVDTVLAADKTLARVAARAPLFDAAVTGYEIHMGRTDGADCARPLLDIDGRGDGAVSEDGLVIGTYVHGIFADDGFRRAFLGRLAGRRGRVGGFGEVDFAGRVDTVLDDLAAHMAAHLDLEAFGRIAGL; from the coding sequence ATGCCACCAGCCATTATGATTCAGGGTGCCGGCTCGAATGTTGGAAAGTCGGTGCTTGTGGCCGGCCTGTGTCGTCATTTTGCCAATGCCGGTCTGTCGGTTCGCCCCTTCAAGCCGCAGAACATGTCGAACAACGCCGCCGTGACTTCAGACGGGGGCGAGATCGGCCGGGCGCAGGCCATGCAGGCGCTTGCCTGCAGGACGCCGACAAGCGTCCACATGAACCCTGTGCTGCTGAAGCCCGAAACCGAAACAGGCTCTCAGGTAATTGTGCAGGGACAGCGTTTTGGCAGCATGCGGGCCCGTGAATATGGCACGCACAAGGCCGAACTGCTGCCGCGTGTGCTGGACAGTTTTGGCAGGATTGCCAGCGATGCCGATCTGGTGATCGTCGAAGGTGCGGGAAGCCCGGCGGAAGTCAATCTGCGGGCTGGTGACATCGCCAATATGGGTTTTGCCGCTGCAGCCGACATCCCGGTGGTGATTGTCGGTGATATTGATCGGGGCGGTGTGATCGCCAGCCTTGTCGGCACGGGCGCTGTTCTTGATCCGGCAGACCGGGCGCTGATCCGTGGTTTTCTGATCAACAAGTTTCGCGGTGACACCTCGCTGTTCGCCGATGGCATGACGATGATTGAAGAGGCGACTGGCTGGGCGGGCCTCGGTATTCTGCCGTGGTTTGCGCCGGCCCGTTTCCTGCCTGCCGAAGACATTCTCGACATTGCCAGCAAGGCCGGCGAGGTACGCAAAGACGCGCCGGTGCATATCGCGGTGCCGGTGCTGCGGCGGATTGCCAATTTCGATGACCTTGATCCGCTGGCCGGCGAGGCGGATGTGCGGCTGACCCTTGTCGAGGCGGGAGAGGTGATTCCCGGCGATTGTGACATGGTCCTGTTGCCGGGGTCGAAATCGACCATTGCCGATCTGGCATTTCTTCGTGAACAGGGATGGGATACCGACATTGCAGCGCATCTGCGGCGGGGCGGTATGGTGATGGGGTTGTGCGGCGGGTATCAGATGCTTGGCCGTACTGTGGATGATCCGCATGGGGTAGAGGGGGCTGTCGGTGCCACCGCCGGTCTTGGTCATCTGGCGGTGGACACTGTGCTGGCTGCGGACAAGACGCTGGCCCGCGTCGCAGCCCGCGCCCCATTGTTCGATGCCGCGGTGACGGGCTATGAAATTCATATGGGTCGTACTGATGGTGCGGACTGCGCCCGTCCACTCCTGGATATCGATGGTCGTGGCGATGGGGCGGTGTCGGAAGATGGGCTTGTGATCGGCACCTATGTTCACGGTATTTTTGCCGATGACGGGTTCCGGCGCGCCTTTCTTGGCAGGCTGGCAGGTCGTCGGGGTCGGGTTGGCGGCTTTGGTGAGGTTGATTTCGCCGGACGTGTCGATACCGTGCTTGACGATCTTGCCGCGCATATGGCGGCACATCTCGATCTTGAAGCCTTTGGCAGGATCGCCGGGCTCTAG
- a CDS encoding nuclear transport factor 2 family protein — protein MTDDIITRYANAFAALTPETMDALLATTSPDIRFTDPFNDVTGQAAFRRIFQHMFETCDAPRFHIIDIAHGTQSDEQRAYLRWRMSGRIKSWPHTNLDFEGMSEVHVGKDGLISTHIDHWDSASQLLARLPMIGALMRPILRLFKVRTDES, from the coding sequence GTGACAGACGATATCATCACCCGCTATGCGAATGCCTTTGCCGCCCTCACCCCGGAAACAATGGACGCGCTTCTGGCCACCACATCGCCAGATATCCGGTTCACCGACCCGTTCAATGACGTGACCGGCCAGGCTGCCTTTCGGCGCATTTTCCAGCACATGTTCGAGACCTGCGACGCGCCACGGTTCCACATTATCGACATTGCCCACGGCACCCAGAGTGATGAACAGCGCGCCTATCTTCGCTGGCGGATGAGCGGGCGCATCAAGAGCTGGCCGCATACAAACCTTGATTTCGAAGGCATGAGCGAAGTTCATGTTGGAAAGGACGGGCTGATCTCGACACATATAGACCACTGGGACAGCGCAAGCCAGCTATTGGCCCGCCTGCCGATGATCGGTGCGCTGATGCGTCCGATATTACGGCTTTTCAAGGTCAGGACGGATGAAAGCTGA
- a CDS encoding class I SAM-dependent methyltransferase, which translates to MMTGFFDRRKLDLLLTLFSRLQYGRLAVTLPDGTRHEFVGVEPGPAAEMTILRLEAVSQIIADGKMGFCEAVMDGDIDSPGMAELIELAVMHDAMLTQQMSASIWRRIGLRLFHGMRRNSKSGAAKNIAYHYDLGNEFYAAWLDQTMTYSSAMYDHDTDDLATAQANKYRRLADLADIQPGDHVLEIGCGWGGFAAYAIAERGAKVTGITISREQHDFAKKRLADAGLAGRGDVQLIDYRDLNGTFDKIVSIEMFEAVGQAYWPTYFNAVSSLLKPGGRAALQAITIEETAFEEYRRDPDFIQRYIFPGGMLPSMPRLERPVAEAGLRLVDETGFGQDYARTLAEWRSRFQEAWPQLARGKFDNRFKRMWELYLSYCEGGFRAGMIDVKHLVYMHR; encoded by the coding sequence ATGATGACAGGTTTCTTTGATCGACGAAAACTCGACCTGCTACTTACCTTGTTCTCGCGGCTCCAATATGGCCGCCTTGCTGTCACCCTTCCGGATGGCACACGTCACGAGTTTGTCGGGGTGGAGCCCGGTCCGGCAGCCGAGATGACGATCCTGCGGCTGGAGGCCGTCTCGCAGATCATTGCAGATGGCAAGATGGGGTTCTGCGAAGCCGTCATGGATGGTGACATCGACAGCCCGGGCATGGCTGAATTGATTGAACTGGCGGTGATGCATGACGCCATGCTCACCCAGCAGATGTCGGCCAGTATCTGGCGCCGCATCGGCCTGCGTCTGTTTCATGGCATGCGACGAAACAGCAAATCCGGCGCGGCCAAGAACATCGCCTATCATTATGATCTCGGCAATGAATTCTATGCCGCATGGCTTGATCAAACGATGACCTATTCATCTGCCATGTATGATCACGACACGGATGATCTGGCGACGGCGCAGGCCAACAAATACCGGCGTCTTGCTGATCTTGCCGATATCCAGCCGGGCGATCATGTGCTTGAAATCGGATGTGGATGGGGTGGTTTCGCCGCATACGCAATCGCGGAACGTGGCGCCAAGGTCACTGGCATCACCATTTCACGTGAACAGCATGATTTCGCAAAAAAACGACTTGCCGATGCTGGTCTTGCCGGGCGCGGCGATGTGCAGCTGATCGACTATCGTGATCTGAATGGCACATTCGACAAGATTGTTTCAATCGAGATGTTCGAAGCTGTTGGTCAGGCCTATTGGCCAACCTATTTCAATGCTGTCTCGTCGTTGCTGAAACCCGGAGGCCGGGCAGCTCTGCAGGCCATTACCATCGAAGAGACGGCCTTTGAAGAATATCGGCGCGACCCCGATTTCATCCAGCGTTACATCTTCCCTGGCGGCATGCTGCCGTCAATGCCGCGACTGGAGCGACCTGTCGCCGAGGCCGGCCTGAGGCTGGTCGATGAAACCGGCTTTGGTCAGGATTATGCCCGTACGCTTGCAGAATGGCGCTCGCGGTTCCAGGAGGCGTGGCCGCAGCTTGCCAGAGGCAAGTTCGACAACAGGTTCAAACGCATGTGGGAACTGTATCTGTCCTATTGTGAGGGTGGATTTCGCGCTGGCATGATTGATGTTAAACATCTTGTCTACATGCATCGCTAG
- a CDS encoding SDR family NAD(P)-dependent oxidoreductase, producing MSHYFITGASSGIGAALAGKCLAAGNKVTAVARRADRLAALGDGQQNFHGVVCDVTDANALAQVITDAVSTQGPIDCAILNAGIYEPQDTTIIDPAIYARHMDVNYMGVVNALPELIDHMLAQGRGQLALVSSVAGWRGLPRAAAYGPTKAALISLAESMTFDLAPRGIDIKVICPGFVDTESTAVNDYEMPGLISADTAADEILAGLKTNRFMISFPRKFARSMNMLRWLPDRTFFRLVGARTGFPQK from the coding sequence ATGTCGCATTATTTCATCACGGGTGCCAGTTCCGGCATTGGCGCCGCCCTTGCCGGGAAATGCCTGGCGGCAGGCAACAAGGTCACTGCCGTGGCACGCCGTGCCGATAGGCTGGCCGCCCTTGGAGACGGGCAACAGAATTTTCATGGCGTTGTGTGCGATGTCACCGACGCCAATGCGCTGGCACAGGTGATTACCGACGCTGTCTCGACGCAGGGCCCAATAGATTGCGCCATTCTCAATGCCGGAATCTATGAGCCCCAAGACACGACAATCATTGATCCGGCTATCTATGCCAGGCACATGGATGTCAATTATATGGGTGTTGTCAATGCGTTGCCTGAACTTATCGACCATATGCTTGCACAAGGCCGGGGACAGCTTGCGCTGGTGTCATCGGTTGCCGGATGGCGCGGACTGCCGCGTGCCGCCGCCTATGGACCAACCAAGGCCGCACTGATTTCCCTCGCCGAATCCATGACTTTTGATCTTGCGCCACGCGGCATTGACATCAAAGTCATCTGCCCCGGCTTTGTCGACACCGAATCCACCGCGGTGAACGACTATGAAATGCCGGGCCTGATCAGCGCCGACACAGCAGCAGACGAGATACTTGCCGGCCTGAAGACCAACCGGTTCATGATCAGCTTTCCGCGCAAATTCGCCCGCAGCATGAATATGCTGCGCTGGCTTCCGGACCGGACCTTTTTCCGCCTTGTCGGGGCACGAACCGGTTTTCCGCAGAAATAG